The following proteins are encoded in a genomic region of Acidobacteriota bacterium:
- a CDS encoding acyl-CoA dehydrogenase family protein gives MDFELSEEHIALQNTVREFCAGEIAPNIKEWDEKAYFEPSVFKKMADLGLMGVCIPENYGGAGFDYVALGLVCEELEACDTFLRVAMSVHVGLNSLSVYSWGTEEQKQKYLVPQAQGEKLATFGLTEPNAGSDVVGMKSYARRDGDDWILNGEKMWISLADVADNFLFFCWTDPEKQKVRDHSGLSCFIVERTMPGFSSGTLHGKLGIRAGNTGYFSLQDVRVPAANMLGQEGEGFKIAMFSLENGRYTVASGATGVIRAARDASVAYANTREVQGQTIANFQLVKQKIANMEADYQMAHLLWLKCGYLKNEGKPSARAASLAKWQATIRSETAASMAIEVHGANGYTNDYPVERYLRNCKAAVIYEGTRDIHTLMQADWALGAKKEKAARVILPPYAASASA, from the coding sequence ATCGACTTTGAATTATCAGAAGAACATATTGCATTGCAGAACACCGTTCGCGAGTTTTGTGCGGGCGAAATTGCTCCAAACATCAAGGAATGGGACGAAAAGGCCTATTTCGAGCCGTCGGTATTTAAGAAGATGGCCGATCTTGGCCTTATGGGAGTGTGTATTCCCGAAAATTACGGCGGAGCCGGTTTTGACTACGTCGCACTTGGCCTCGTTTGTGAGGAACTCGAGGCATGCGATACGTTTCTGCGTGTGGCGATGTCGGTCCACGTCGGGCTCAACAGCCTCAGCGTATATTCGTGGGGAACCGAAGAGCAGAAGCAGAAATACCTAGTCCCGCAGGCCCAGGGCGAAAAACTCGCCACATTCGGACTGACCGAACCGAACGCCGGCAGCGACGTCGTCGGCATGAAATCGTACGCACGCCGCGACGGTGACGACTGGATATTGAACGGCGAAAAGATGTGGATCTCGCTCGCCGACGTCGCTGACAATTTCCTCTTTTTCTGCTGGACCGATCCTGAGAAGCAGAAGGTCCGCGATCACAGCGGTCTTTCGTGCTTTATTGTGGAACGTACCATGCCCGGATTTTCGAGTGGCACGCTGCACGGCAAACTCGGCATTCGTGCCGGCAACACGGGCTACTTCTCGCTGCAGGACGTTCGGGTTCCGGCGGCGAATATGCTCGGCCAGGAAGGCGAAGGATTTAAGATCGCAATGTTCAGCCTCGAGAACGGCCGTTATACGGTCGCCTCAGGTGCTACGGGCGTTATCCGTGCCGCACGCGACGCTTCGGTCGCGTACGCCAACACACGTGAGGTCCAGGGCCAGACGATCGCCAATTTCCAGCTCGTCAAACAGAAGATCGCGAACATGGAAGCCGACTATCAGATGGCACATCTGCTGTGGCTGAAATGCGGCTATCTCAAGAACGAAGGCAAACCGTCGGCGCGTGCTGCGAGCCTCGCCAAATGGCAGGCTACCATTCGCAGCGAGACCGCCGCATCAATGGCGATCGAGGTCCACGGTGCAAACGGCTACACCAATGACTATCCGGTCGAACGCTATCTGCGAAATTGTAAGGCCGCCGTCATCTACGAAGGAACCCGCGACATCCACACCTTGATGCAGGCGGATTGGGCTTTGGGTGCGAAGAAAGAAAAAGCCGCGAGGGTCATCCTCCCGCCGTATGCAGCGTCGGCGAGTGCCTAA
- the uvrA gene encoding excinuclease ABC subunit UvrA, with protein MHAAKTKEEQIVVRGARTHNLKNISVSFPVNKLTVITGVSGSGKSSLAFDTLYAEGQRRYVESLSAYARQFLERMDKPDVDEITGISPAIAIRQKNATKNPRSTVATQTEIYDYLRLLFARAGTTICHVCRREVKKDSPESAADEILASLDEGTRFYVLFPIQEEVSRELVRTARKGVRSTHVSKGSADKKNQNLSTQAFLISLLQQGFSRLFRDGEMIELQKPEDYAFDNFDNTYVLIDRLKAAQDIRQRLVDSLEICFREGHAAVIETTDGKPLKFSDRFICKYDGTRYEEPEPHLFSFNSPFGACPTCQGFGNTIGIDYGLVIPNPLLSLKQGAIEPFTRPTHAWAQKELVKYCASANIDMTEPFADLPDYQQNCVIYGDEGWRGLKGFFTFLETKKYKLHVRVFLAKYRGYTKCPDCDGERLRQAARDVKIGMRSLPEIIEMSIADSQTFFDKLEMDSERSQIADKLLLEIRRRLKFLVEVGLDYLTLGRLAATLSGGEAQRIHLATNLGSLLVGTLYVLDEPSIGLHPRDNSRLIKILENLRDIGNTLLVVEHDEDTMRAADHIVDIGVFAGEFGGNLVFEGDFKALLKSETSLTAKYLRGDSEIKVPQKRRPITKEKIEIIGAREHNLRDVSVEIPLEMLVCVTGVSGSGKSTLVHDVLYAGLKKKRGEWNSHVGFFKEIRGGENIDDIILVDQSPIGRTPRSNPVTYIKAYDAIREVFAATNAAKTKGYNASHFSFNVPGGRCEICQGSGTVTIEMQFLADVELTCEDCRGMRFKQEILDIKHKGKNIHEVLNMTIREALLFFKDVAKLTTKLKVLDSVGLGYLRLGQSATTLSGGEAQRVKLASHLALKTKSSTLFIFDEPTTGLHFEDINKLLTAFRALIDNGGSILVIEHNMDVIKTADWVIDLGPEGGTGGGQIVATGTPEDVATVKGSFTGQYLKTYLK; from the coding sequence ATGCACGCTGCGAAAACAAAAGAGGAACAGATCGTCGTACGCGGTGCCCGCACGCATAACCTCAAGAATATCTCGGTCTCGTTCCCGGTCAACAAACTAACCGTCATTACCGGTGTTTCGGGCAGCGGCAAATCTTCGCTCGCATTCGACACGCTTTATGCCGAAGGACAACGGAGATACGTGGAATCGCTGTCGGCATACGCCCGTCAGTTTCTCGAACGGATGGACAAGCCGGACGTTGACGAGATCACAGGCATCTCACCTGCGATCGCGATCCGGCAAAAGAACGCGACAAAAAATCCCCGTTCGACCGTCGCCACGCAGACCGAGATCTACGACTATTTGCGGCTGCTATTCGCCCGTGCCGGCACCACGATCTGCCACGTCTGCCGCCGCGAGGTAAAAAAAGATTCGCCCGAATCCGCTGCCGACGAGATTCTCGCGTCGCTCGACGAAGGCACGCGCTTTTATGTCTTGTTTCCAATTCAAGAAGAAGTTTCCCGCGAACTTGTCCGCACCGCTCGCAAAGGTGTCAGAAGCACGCACGTAAGTAAGGGCTCGGCTGATAAAAAAAACCAAAACTTAAGCACCCAGGCGTTTCTCATTTCCCTGCTCCAGCAAGGCTTTTCCCGCCTCTTCCGCGACGGCGAAATGATCGAGCTGCAAAAGCCTGAGGATTACGCCTTCGATAATTTCGACAACACATACGTCCTCATCGACCGCCTAAAAGCGGCCCAAGACATTCGCCAACGCCTAGTGGATTCACTAGAAATATGTTTCCGCGAGGGCCACGCGGCGGTCATCGAAACGACCGACGGAAAGCCGTTAAAATTCTCCGACCGGTTTATCTGCAAATATGACGGCACGCGTTACGAAGAGCCTGAGCCGCACCTTTTCAGTTTTAATTCACCGTTTGGTGCGTGTCCGACTTGTCAGGGGTTTGGCAATACCATTGGGATCGATTACGGACTTGTGATTCCGAATCCGCTACTGTCGCTCAAGCAAGGTGCCATCGAGCCTTTCACGCGACCGACTCATGCCTGGGCACAGAAAGAGTTGGTGAAATACTGCGCGTCCGCAAATATCGACATGACCGAACCGTTCGCCGATCTGCCTGACTATCAGCAGAACTGCGTGATCTACGGCGACGAAGGCTGGCGCGGACTGAAAGGCTTTTTTACGTTTCTCGAAACAAAGAAATACAAGCTCCACGTCCGCGTATTCCTCGCCAAATATCGCGGCTACACGAAATGCCCTGATTGCGACGGCGAGCGTTTGCGCCAAGCCGCACGCGATGTAAAGATCGGGATGCGTTCGCTGCCGGAGATCATCGAGATGTCGATCGCCGATTCGCAAACCTTCTTCGACAAGCTCGAAATGGACAGCGAACGTTCGCAGATCGCCGATAAACTACTTCTTGAGATCCGCCGGCGTTTGAAATTTCTGGTCGAGGTCGGTCTTGATTATCTGACGCTCGGCCGCCTCGCGGCGACGCTTTCGGGCGGCGAAGCTCAACGTATACACCTCGCGACAAATCTCGGCTCGCTTCTCGTCGGCACGCTTTACGTCCTCGATGAACCCAGCATCGGCCTGCATCCGCGTGATAATTCGCGGCTCATCAAGATCCTCGAAAACCTACGCGACATCGGCAACACTTTGCTCGTTGTCGAGCACGACGAAGACACGATGCGTGCCGCCGATCATATCGTCGACATCGGCGTATTCGCGGGCGAATTCGGCGGAAATCTGGTGTTCGAAGGCGATTTCAAAGCGTTGTTAAAGAGCGAGACTTCTCTAACAGCAAAGTATCTTCGCGGCGATTCCGAAATAAAGGTGCCGCAGAAACGCCGCCCGATAACCAAAGAAAAGATCGAGATCATCGGTGCGCGCGAACACAATCTTCGCGATGTTTCGGTCGAGATTCCGCTCGAAATGCTGGTTTGCGTGACGGGCGTTTCGGGCTCGGGCAAATCGACGCTGGTCCACGACGTTCTCTACGCCGGCCTCAAGAAAAAACGCGGCGAGTGGAACAGCCATGTCGGATTTTTCAAGGAAATAAGGGGCGGTGAGAATATCGACGATATCATTCTCGTCGATCAATCGCCGATCGGACGGACACCGCGTTCGAACCCGGTGACGTACATCAAGGCGTACGACGCTATCCGCGAGGTCTTCGCCGCGACCAACGCCGCCAAGACAAAGGGCTACAACGCGTCGCATTTTTCGTTCAACGTCCCCGGCGGACGCTGCGAGATATGCCAAGGTTCAGGGACAGTAACGATCGAGATGCAGTTCCTCGCGGATGTCGAGTTGACGTGCGAAGATTGCCGCGGGATGCGGTTCAAGCAGGAGATCCTCGATATCAAACACAAGGGCAAGAACATCCATGAGGTCCTCAACATGACGATCCGCGAGGCCCTTCTCTTTTTCAAAGACGTCGCCAAACTGACCACCAAGCTCAAGGTCCTCGACTCGGTCGGCCTCGGCTACCTGCGTCTCGGCCAATCGGCCACAACGCTCTCCGGCGGCGAAGCCCAACGCGTCAAGCTCGCGTCGCATCTCGCACTAAAAACAAAATCGAGCACGCTCTTCATCTTCGACGAGCCGACCACCGGCTTGCATTTCGAGGACATCAACAAACTTCTGACCGCGTTCCGTGCACTCATCGACAACGGCGGCAGCATCCTTGTCATCGAGCACAACATGGACGTCATCAAAACCGCCGATTGGGTCATCGACCTCGGCCCCGAAGGCGGCACCGGCGGCGGACAGATCGTCGCAACGGGCACGCCTGAGGATGTTGCTACTGTGAAGGGATCTTTTACCGGGCAATATCTCAAAACCTACTTGAAATAG
- a CDS encoding M50 family metallopeptidase, with product MPINYKLAEDVKPQFKLLIAATVMSIALWAIAWYFPIFGYIAYPLQLFATFIHESSHALAALITGNAVTSLTVSPDTSVAVWSSGSGLSGLFISSAGYLVATAFGTALLAWIRFGKSPRAALYFSGGLVGAMTIVFGLILPFWTFFSTATVVGVAFTVLSGVVLSGGLFAIARYAPIRWAHFALAVLSVQCLLNAFFSLKDLFVVTASSDQHTDAANMAAATGIPGIVWVLVWFVISVVMISLGLRLYAVGGKNAVSDSVFED from the coding sequence ATGCCGATAAATTACAAGCTCGCCGAAGACGTCAAACCGCAATTTAAGCTGCTCATCGCGGCAACGGTCATGAGCATTGCCCTGTGGGCGATCGCGTGGTATTTTCCGATCTTTGGATATATCGCATATCCGCTGCAGCTTTTTGCGACGTTCATTCACGAGAGCAGCCACGCTCTGGCGGCGTTGATCACCGGAAATGCGGTCACGAGCCTGACGGTTTCGCCTGACACGAGCGTAGCGGTATGGTCGAGCGGTTCAGGGCTATCGGGGTTGTTCATCTCTAGTGCCGGATATCTCGTAGCGACGGCTTTTGGTACTGCATTGCTTGCATGGATCAGGTTTGGAAAATCGCCGCGAGCCGCGTTGTACTTTTCCGGTGGCCTTGTCGGAGCGATGACTATCGTTTTTGGGCTTATTCTGCCGTTTTGGACGTTTTTCTCGACTGCGACGGTCGTCGGAGTTGCCTTCACAGTGTTGTCCGGAGTGGTCTTGTCAGGCGGCCTCTTTGCCATTGCGCGATATGCACCGATACGCTGGGCGCATTTCGCACTCGCGGTTCTCTCGGTCCAGTGTTTGCTCAATGCGTTCTTTAGCTTAAAAGACCTCTTTGTCGTCACAGCCTCGTCCGATCAGCACACGGACGCCGCCAATATGGCCGCCGCGACCGGAATTCCCGGAATCGTTTGGGTGCTCGTCTGGTTCGTGATCTCGGTCGTAATGATCTCGCTCGGCCTCAGACTTTATGCGGTCGGCGGCAAAAATGCCGTGAGCGATTCTGTATTTGAGGATTAG
- a CDS encoding M24 family metallopeptidase, whose product MSIRKLIFTVICVAAFAQFLAAQNRSNEPIPKMPRLLSQLEQMNVREAWLKKRLDTLLLPMMRKHGIAMWIVVNEEFNSDPATEYIVPPMPMVGSRDFFIFADTGEKLEKIAIVRYSEERLKNHYQMVSVSRDKLGETLRATIAKYTPKNIALNMSGPRGQQNGLSQASYKMLAETLGAETEKKFVPAANFLSDFFDTRLPEELEHYRAAVLVTDILTRRAFSNEVITPGKTTVGDVRWWFLQQISNLGLTTWFQPDLRIQRRSKASTTSQQFLSVADEATVIERGDLIHIDCGLNYMGLSTDWQKHGYVLQKGERDVPAGMKTALANTNALQDAIFAVARVGMTGTEVYDAAMADMKRRNIEAMIYSHPIGNHGHGLGASIDFRRAITGSEERFRLGSFTSIELNTSMPLAEWAGQKITIMAEDDAVMSGAGYKFIRPRQTEFYLIK is encoded by the coding sequence ATGTCAATACGAAAGCTAATATTTACGGTCATTTGTGTCGCCGCGTTTGCTCAGTTTCTTGCCGCCCAGAACCGTTCGAACGAGCCCATCCCCAAAATGCCGAGACTGCTCTCGCAGCTCGAGCAGATGAACGTCCGCGAAGCATGGCTCAAGAAACGGCTCGACACACTGCTGCTGCCGATGATGCGAAAACACGGCATCGCGATGTGGATCGTCGTCAACGAAGAATTTAACAGCGATCCGGCGACCGAGTATATCGTGCCGCCGATGCCGATGGTCGGCAGCCGCGATTTCTTCATTTTTGCGGACACAGGCGAAAAGCTTGAGAAGATAGCGATCGTAAGATATTCCGAGGAGCGTCTGAAAAACCACTATCAGATGGTCAGCGTCTCGCGGGACAAACTAGGCGAAACTCTGCGAGCGACGATCGCTAAATACACTCCGAAAAACATCGCCCTCAATATGAGCGGACCGCGAGGCCAGCAGAACGGCCTATCACAGGCATCGTACAAGATGCTCGCTGAAACGCTCGGAGCCGAGACCGAAAAGAAATTTGTGCCGGCAGCGAATTTCCTTAGCGATTTTTTTGATACGAGGTTGCCTGAGGAACTCGAACACTACCGAGCGGCCGTCCTTGTAACCGACATTCTGACGCGGCGTGCATTCTCGAACGAGGTCATTACGCCCGGCAAGACGACTGTCGGCGATGTACGTTGGTGGTTTTTGCAGCAGATCAGCAACCTTGGGCTGACGACCTGGTTTCAGCCTGACCTGCGGATACAGCGTCGCTCAAAAGCGAGTACGACAAGCCAGCAGTTCCTCTCGGTCGCCGACGAAGCTACCGTTATCGAACGCGGAGACCTCATACATATCGATTGCGGCCTCAATTACATGGGACTGTCGACCGATTGGCAAAAACACGGCTATGTGCTGCAAAAGGGGGAACGTGACGTTCCGGCCGGAATGAAGACGGCTCTGGCAAATACGAACGCCCTGCAGGACGCGATATTTGCCGTTGCACGTGTCGGTATGACGGGAACTGAGGTTTACGACGCAGCAATGGCCGATATGAAACGCCGCAATATCGAGGCGATGATCTATTCGCATCCGATCGGCAATCACGGCCATGGGCTCGGAGCGTCGATCGATTTTCGCCGTGCGATCACCGGGTCTGAAGAACGGTTTCGGCTCGGCTCGTTCACCTCGATCGAGCTAAATACCTCGATGCCTCTAGCCGAATGGGCGGGCCAAAAGATAACGATCATGGCCGAAGACGACGCTGTGATGAGCGGAGCCGGCTATAAATTCATACGGCCGCGTCAGACGGAGTTTTATTTGATCAAATGA
- a CDS encoding class I SAM-dependent methyltransferase — protein sequence MEIPFAMAHPAIYETVERILGPMPRGRLLDVPSGRGALAEGLIKMGFEVSCADLYPEIFQLENVEILKGDLDGKLPYKDDSFDYIVCIEGLEHIENPANAIREFSRVLKSGGTLIASVPNIMNIEERLRWLFSGYTSHFKPLSSDVQAEYVEIVGSMEEIAFHINPIGYSEMRYLLEKSGLSEFKLHLDKEKKNSWRFLPLTALIRLSTRFSSEAKRRRRWANELNSNEVLLGGNTLIFEAKKQ from the coding sequence ATGGAAATTCCATTCGCCATGGCCCATCCGGCCATATATGAGACCGTCGAGAGAATACTCGGCCCGATGCCTCGCGGCCGACTTCTCGACGTGCCCTCTGGGCGTGGGGCGTTGGCTGAGGGCTTGATCAAGATGGGATTTGAGGTGTCGTGTGCCGACCTTTATCCTGAGATATTCCAGCTCGAAAACGTCGAGATCCTTAAAGGTGACCTTGACGGCAAGCTGCCTTACAAGGACGATTCGTTCGATTATATCGTCTGCATCGAAGGACTCGAACACATCGAAAATCCGGCGAACGCGATACGCGAATTTTCGCGAGTGCTCAAGTCCGGCGGCACGCTGATCGCTTCGGTGCCGAATATTATGAACATCGAGGAACGGTTGCGTTGGCTTTTCTCCGGCTACACGTCACACTTCAAACCGCTGTCGAGTGATGTGCAGGCTGAGTATGTCGAGATCGTCGGTTCGATGGAGGAGATCGCGTTTCACATCAATCCGATCGGCTATTCCGAAATGCGGTACTTGCTTGAGAAGTCAGGACTCAGCGAATTCAAATTGCATTTGGATAAGGAAAAGAAAAATTCGTGGCGATTCCTGCCGCTGACGGCGTTGATTCGGCTTTCGACACGGTTCTCGTCCGAGGCAAAACGCCGACGCCGCTGGGCCAACGAGCTAAATAGTAACGAAGTCCTACTCGGCGGCAACACTCTGATATTCGAGGCAAAAAAACAATGA
- a CDS encoding DUF3298 and DUF4163 domain-containing protein: MKSKVLGFGAVALLVLGTVFSAFGQRSVTLFSGMIGEAKVELALTRDGENLTGDYYYRKSGSANRLKLSGKIGADGSFTLQESTAAGKQTGSLKGKWKEEANASGAMLEGEWLKPGQKDEGLGFYAWQQMIDFTTTKITTREIKEAMKPKKATLSAEYPELTGNANAAGFNALAKAEVTKALAGFRKDMNSLTAADVKMIGPGMGNYIDVGYGIEYADEDLISVNFTESTFEGGAHPNSGTTTLTYDLKAGRQVKLADLFKPGAKYLAKIADYATKDLQNRKDPESGENMGIAQDIWLDGVKPTADNYSNWNITKKGLLITFPAYQVAAYAYGPQTVIVPYSYLKDIAKPDGALAKSK, from the coding sequence ATGAAAAGCAAGGTTTTAGGATTCGGAGCGGTTGCTCTGTTGGTTTTGGGAACTGTTTTCTCTGCGTTTGGACAGAGATCGGTCACTCTGTTCAGCGGGATGATCGGCGAGGCAAAGGTCGAGCTCGCCTTGACGCGTGACGGCGAAAACCTCACGGGCGACTATTACTATCGTAAGTCGGGCAGTGCGAACCGTTTGAAACTTAGCGGTAAGATCGGCGCGGACGGCAGCTTTACGCTGCAGGAGTCCACCGCGGCGGGCAAACAGACCGGCTCGTTAAAAGGTAAATGGAAAGAGGAAGCGAATGCGTCCGGCGCAATGCTCGAGGGCGAGTGGCTCAAACCGGGGCAAAAGGATGAGGGCCTTGGATTTTACGCGTGGCAGCAGATGATCGATTTCACGACGACCAAGATCACGACCCGCGAGATCAAAGAAGCGATGAAGCCCAAAAAAGCGACCCTTTCGGCCGAGTATCCCGAGTTGACCGGCAATGCTAACGCCGCCGGATTTAACGCTCTTGCCAAGGCCGAGGTAACGAAAGCTCTTGCGGGATTTCGAAAGGACATGAATTCGCTGACGGCCGCCGATGTCAAGATGATCGGTCCCGGTATGGGCAACTACATCGACGTCGGCTACGGGATCGAATACGCCGACGAAGATCTCATCAGCGTCAACTTTACCGAGAGCACATTCGAGGGCGGAGCCCATCCGAACAGCGGCACAACCACACTCACATACGATCTGAAAGCCGGCCGCCAGGTTAAGCTCGCCGACCTTTTTAAGCCCGGTGCGAAATACCTCGCCAAGATCGCCGACTATGCGACAAAAGATTTGCAAAACCGCAAAGACCCTGAGAGCGGCGAAAATATGGGCATCGCCCAGGACATCTGGCTCGACGGCGTCAAACCGACCGCCGACAATTACTCCAACTGGAACATCACCAAAAAAGGCCTCCTGATCACGTTCCCGGCCTACCAGGTCGCCGCCTACGCCTACGGCCCGCAGACCGTCATCGTCCCTTACTCGTATCTAAAGGACATCGCCAAGCCCGACGGAGCATTGGCAAAGTCGAAGTAG
- the moaC gene encoding cyclic pyranopterin monophosphate synthase MoaC, translating into MSELSHFDDAGKIKMVDVSDKETTTRRAVASGKVLLNSETLKTLQTSRNPKGDPLEIARIAGIMAAKRTSELIPLCHQINLSKVNVTAEFSENGVNITAEAVTNAQTGVEMEALTAVSVAALTIYDMCKAVQKDIVISDIKLESKTGGKSDFVSRP; encoded by the coding sequence ATGAGCGAACTGTCACATTTTGACGATGCGGGTAAGATAAAAATGGTCGACGTCTCCGACAAAGAAACGACCACGCGCCGAGCCGTCGCGTCCGGAAAGGTTTTACTTAACTCTGAAACTCTTAAAACTCTGCAAACTTCCCGCAACCCAAAGGGCGATCCGCTCGAAATTGCCAGAATTGCGGGGATCATGGCCGCCAAACGCACTTCTGAGCTGATACCTCTTTGCCATCAGATCAATTTGTCTAAGGTCAATGTGACCGCTGAATTCAGCGAAAACGGCGTCAATATCACAGCCGAGGCTGTCACGAACGCTCAAACCGGCGTCGAAATGGAAGCCCTGACTGCGGTCTCGGTCGCAGCACTCACGATCTACGACATGTGCAAGGCCGTTCAGAAGGACATCGTGATCTCAGATATTAAGCTGGAATCGAAAACCGGTGGAAAGTCTGACTTTGTCAGTCGTCCGTAA
- a CDS encoding molybdopterin molybdotransferase MoeA — protein MTMIAVKKAQNIITRETGSLGSERITIANAVGRVLSETIVADSDLPPFDRSQMDGYAVVAKDTLNASVTLDLVGESAAGRGWHHELLRGQAVAIMTGAPVPKGADAVQKIELTRLNNERSVEILEPTEKGRYIIRKGDEIKKGETIFRAGEVVTENMIAAIAAFGYAKVKVAKQPQVAILGTGSEIVEISNKPGRDQIRNSNSAMLEILSRKFGGSATILPIAKDDISDLKFHISKAAKRTDILVITGGVSVGKYDHTKTALSELGAELFFEKVRLKPGKPAVFARLGKCLVFGLPGNPVSAAVTFHLFVRQALLQMQKAADPSADNGSAVLATDTRGARERDTYLPAGLSTNELGQLIAHPLKWSGSSDFVGFSRARALVLVPQGAELAKGSVAKILYL, from the coding sequence ATGACGATGATCGCCGTTAAGAAAGCACAAAACATCATCACGCGAGAAACCGGTTCGCTTGGCTCAGAACGCATCACGATCGCCAATGCGGTCGGACGCGTGCTGTCCGAGACGATCGTCGCGGACAGCGATCTGCCGCCGTTCGATCGCTCGCAGATGGATGGTTATGCGGTAGTTGCAAAAGACACTTTGAATGCTTCGGTCACGCTCGATCTCGTCGGCGAATCGGCCGCCGGACGCGGCTGGCATCACGAACTATTACGCGGCCAGGCCGTCGCGATCATGACCGGAGCACCCGTTCCAAAAGGTGCCGACGCGGTGCAAAAGATCGAACTGACTCGGCTGAACAATGAACGCTCTGTCGAAATACTCGAACCGACCGAAAAGGGCCGCTACATCATCCGCAAGGGAGATGAGATCAAAAAAGGCGAGACTATTTTCAGGGCGGGCGAGGTGGTCACCGAAAACATGATCGCCGCTATCGCCGCGTTTGGTTATGCAAAGGTCAAAGTCGCAAAGCAACCGCAAGTCGCCATACTCGGCACCGGCAGCGAGATCGTGGAAATAAGCAACAAGCCCGGACGCGATCAGATACGCAATTCAAATTCAGCAATGCTGGAGATATTGAGCCGCAAGTTTGGCGGATCGGCGACGATTCTGCCGATCGCGAAAGATGATATCTCAGACCTGAAATTCCATATTTCAAAAGCGGCAAAGCGAACGGATATTTTGGTGATCACCGGCGGCGTTTCGGTCGGGAAATACGACCACACGAAGACTGCACTTTCCGAGCTTGGGGCCGAGTTATTTTTTGAAAAGGTCAGGCTAAAGCCCGGTAAACCCGCGGTTTTTGCCCGCCTCGGCAAATGTTTGGTCTTCGGTTTGCCAGGTAATCCCGTTTCGGCGGCGGTCACGTTTCACTTGTTCGTACGGCAGGCGTTACTGCAAATGCAGAAAGCGGCCGACCCATCGGCAGACAACGGTTCTGCCGTCCTCGCAACCGACACCCGCGGGGCAAGGGAACGCGACACCTATCTGCCCGCCGGTCTTTCGACCAACGAATTGGGGCAGTTGATCGCACATCCGTTAAAATGGTCCGGGTCGTCTGATTTTGTCGGATTTTCGCGCGCCCGGGCATTGGTCCTTGTGCCGCAAGGCGCTGAATTGGCAAAAGGCTCGGTCGCCAAGATACTCTATCTTTAA
- a CDS encoding L,D-transpeptidase family protein produces MKFLGALTLSAVIAIAATAQVKTPETPAVKAPFESSLQAVVVTTKSWDAITGTARLFERKDAKSKWKAVGDEFPVVVGSKGLAWGDESPRQTAATKVKQEGDGNAPAGLFPLTSSFGTSTKPSELELPYTKLEEYTECVDDTRSNFYNRIVNRMQVGNFDWRSSEKMLSIGDQYGLGIFVAYNSFPVVKGKGSCIFMHVWKDQNTATDGCTAMERRNVERIVAWASLTKNPYLVQLTEEDHKKYQKQWKLPKI; encoded by the coding sequence ATGAAATTTCTTGGTGCGTTAACTCTCTCAGCTGTGATTGCGATAGCCGCGACCGCACAGGTCAAAACACCGGAGACTCCGGCAGTCAAAGCACCGTTCGAAAGCTCGCTCCAAGCGGTGGTTGTGACCACGAAAAGCTGGGACGCCATAACCGGAACAGCCCGTCTATTCGAGCGAAAAGACGCAAAGTCAAAATGGAAGGCCGTTGGTGATGAGTTCCCTGTCGTCGTCGGTTCAAAAGGCCTGGCTTGGGGCGACGAATCGCCCCGGCAAACCGCTGCAACGAAGGTCAAACAAGAAGGTGACGGCAACGCTCCGGCAGGGTTATTCCCGCTCACTTCGTCCTTCGGGACGAGCACGAAGCCGAGCGAACTTGAGCTTCCATACACCAAACTCGAGGAATATACGGAGTGTGTCGACGACACCCGATCGAACTTTTACAACCGCATCGTCAACCGCATGCAGGTTGGCAATTTTGATTGGAGATCATCGGAGAAAATGCTGTCGATCGGCGACCAATACGGGCTCGGCATATTTGTCGCGTACAATTCGTTTCCGGTCGTGAAAGGTAAAGGATCGTGTATTTTTATGCACGTCTGGAAAGATCAGAACACGGCGACCGACGGCTGTACGGCAATGGAACGCCGAAATGTCGAACGGATCGTGGCTTGGGCTTCGCTGACAAAGAATCCATATCTTGTTCAATTGACCGAAGAAGATCACAAGAAATACCAAAAACAGTGGAAACTGCCGAAAATCTAG